One genomic region from Cyanobium usitatum str. Tous encodes:
- a CDS encoding dihydroorotate dehydrogenase-like protein, with protein sequence MIPDLSTTYLGLALRSPLVVGAAAPLSEELAQLQALERAGAAAIVLHSLFEEQIEQEQLDLHRHAMAGADSYGEALTYVPEPSIFHGGEDLYLRHLEQARKHLAVPVIASLNGTSPGRWVESARRIEAAGAAALELNIYAIPTDPELSSAAIEAGVEEIVRQVRAEVRLPLAVKLSPFFTNLSAMARRLAAAGADGLVLFNRFYQPDIDIETMEVRPNLLLSTPHDLRLPLRWIALLHGRQPLDLAASGGVHRGTDVVRLLMAGAAVTQVVGALLRHGPERLAGLEEELATWLMEHEVASVAELIGCMSQQRCPNPAEYERAQYMRAIQGYRPADARQAPGPW encoded by the coding sequence ATGATCCCCGACCTCTCCACCACCTATCTCGGCCTGGCCCTGCGCAGCCCCCTGGTGGTGGGCGCTGCCGCGCCCCTCAGCGAGGAGCTGGCTCAGTTGCAGGCCCTGGAGCGGGCTGGGGCAGCGGCGATTGTGCTGCATTCCCTGTTTGAGGAGCAGATCGAGCAGGAGCAGCTCGACCTGCACCGCCATGCCATGGCCGGAGCCGATAGCTATGGCGAGGCTCTCACCTACGTGCCGGAGCCATCGATCTTCCATGGCGGGGAAGACCTCTACCTGCGCCATCTCGAGCAGGCCCGCAAGCATCTGGCGGTGCCGGTGATCGCCAGCCTCAACGGCACCAGCCCTGGCCGCTGGGTGGAGTCGGCCCGGCGGATCGAGGCGGCTGGCGCGGCGGCGCTGGAGCTCAACATCTACGCCATTCCCACCGACCCCGAGCTCTCCAGCGCCGCCATCGAGGCGGGCGTGGAGGAGATCGTGCGTCAGGTGCGCGCCGAGGTGCGCCTGCCCCTGGCGGTGAAGCTGAGCCCCTTTTTCACCAACCTCAGCGCCATGGCCCGGCGCTTGGCGGCAGCAGGCGCTGATGGGCTGGTGCTGTTCAACCGCTTCTACCAGCCCGACATCGACATCGAGACCATGGAGGTGCGGCCCAACCTGCTGCTCTCCACCCCCCACGACCTGCGCCTGCCGCTGCGCTGGATTGCCCTGCTGCACGGCCGCCAGCCCCTGGATCTGGCCGCCAGTGGTGGCGTGCACCGGGGCACCGATGTGGTGCGGCTGTTGATGGCGGGGGCTGCGGTGACCCAGGTGGTGGGGGCGCTGCTGCGCCACGGCCCCGAGCGCCTGGCGGGCCTGGAGGAGGAGCTGGCCACCTGGCTGATGGAGCACGAGGTGGCATCGGTGGCGGAGCTGATCGGCTGCATGAGCCAGCAGCGCTGCCCCAATCCGGCCGAATACGAGCGGGCCCAATACATGCGCGCCATCCAGGGCTACCGTCCCGCCGATGCCCGCCAGGCGCCGGGCCCCTGGTGA
- a CDS encoding DUF3136 domain-containing protein, with amino-acid sequence MTTSISTPGLTIGELEANYPLYCKAMRLLIREGKTIAKVRRTVCWQRLEILHNCLPTQYREPDYLFALLQRELSAVH; translated from the coding sequence ATGACCACCTCTATCTCCACGCCAGGTCTCACCATTGGTGAGTTGGAAGCGAACTATCCGCTTTATTGCAAGGCAATGCGCCTGTTGATTCGCGAGGGCAAGACGATCGCCAAGGTGCGCCGCACGGTTTGCTGGCAGCGGCTGGAGATTCTGCACAACTGCCTGCCAACTCAATACCGCGAGCCCGATTATTTATTCGCCTTGCTGCAGCGGGAGTTGAGCGCCGTCCACTAG
- a CDS encoding PilZ domain-containing protein: MGGEGRFQKLNTNDRRSGGERRDSDQQRGVQDWLKDEQREDRRSGLDRRSGLSRRGSADNRQDERKVIPFAIAPRGSLRTADGSQWVITLWDLSRTGLCVIANGQVDLPVATSCELTLTEVVGAGMVSFQAQLMWFSGDAFQTYLGMKFELPPELPPGTFLERYLKANFDV, translated from the coding sequence ATGGGGGGTGAAGGTCGCTTTCAAAAACTGAACACGAACGACCGGCGCAGCGGAGGCGAACGGCGCGATAGCGACCAACAACGCGGCGTTCAAGATTGGCTCAAAGATGAACAGCGAGAAGATCGCCGCAGTGGCCTCGATCGGCGCAGCGGCCTCAGCCGTAGGGGCTCGGCCGACAACCGGCAAGACGAACGCAAAGTCATTCCCTTCGCCATTGCCCCCCGCGGCTCCCTGCGCACTGCCGATGGGAGTCAGTGGGTCATCACCCTGTGGGACCTGAGCCGCACAGGGCTTTGCGTGATCGCAAACGGCCAGGTGGATCTGCCGGTGGCCACCAGCTGCGAACTCACCCTTACCGAGGTGGTGGGCGCGGGCATGGTCAGCTTCCAGGCCCAGTTGATGTGGTTTTCAGGCGATGCCTTTCAGACCTATTTAGGCATGAAATTTGAATTGCCACCTGAGCTGCCACCAGGCACCTTTTTGGAGCGCTATCTCAAGGCCAACTTCGACGTCTGA
- a CDS encoding LysR family transcriptional regulator substrate-binding protein encodes MPDSWILGLANIVGVPRNFQLVRERIVDVCLTGLPDGPPAGDPELTSIELSKMPVFFVVRPGHPLINQAQLSFADIAQYPTLALPPGSYPQVEACLKKLGFWNDHVRMFRYKRENWEGKTEAELTIGYATSLSMEVSGGDLVKLPLELPFASGEVLVCRRDFIDHPRLLALQALLLSRLAGLAERYGDIQLHKQAAND; translated from the coding sequence GTGCCAGATAGTTGGATTCTTGGCCTTGCCAATATTGTTGGAGTGCCGCGTAATTTTCAGCTAGTTAGGGAGCGGATTGTTGATGTCTGCCTCACTGGCTTGCCTGATGGCCCACCTGCCGGCGACCCGGAGTTGACTTCGATTGAGCTATCGAAGATGCCGGTATTTTTTGTTGTTAGGCCGGGTCATCCTTTGATTAATCAAGCTCAGCTGTCCTTTGCTGATATTGCCCAATATCCAACCCTTGCGCTGCCACCAGGCTCCTATCCCCAAGTTGAGGCTTGCCTAAAGAAGCTCGGCTTCTGGAATGATCACGTGCGAATGTTTCGCTATAAGCGCGAAAATTGGGAGGGCAAAACGGAGGCGGAGCTCACTATTGGCTATGCCACTTCACTCAGCATGGAAGTTTCTGGGGGTGATCTAGTCAAGCTTCCCTTGGAGTTGCCATTTGCTTCTGGGGAGGTTCTTGTATGCCGCCGAGATTTTATTGATCATCCCCGTTTGCTTGCCTTGCAGGCTTTGCTGCTTTCCCGTCTCGCTGGTTTGGCTGAGCGCTACGGCGATATCCAGCTGCACAAGCAGGCCGCAAATGATTAA
- a CDS encoding response regulator transcription factor: MDLTPFLSSLEGTTLDQVLLSVAVSGKVAIAMKGRFLLRSVCESFQDRTRIGCAVTDEPTCLAYLGREPYELLICTDYLEDGNGFELARKARSAHQGLRVVVLALGDVIPAQYVEASWLEAVVAEADFIGDQRPLQAAVLAVMGQHFYRSPSLRSGTLPYLSCPRLTKREYEVLDLLASGLTDREIAERLVVSEETAKTYTKRLLKTLDVNNRLQAVLKGMRCGMVQL, translated from the coding sequence ATGGATCTCACCCCTTTTCTGAGCAGCCTGGAGGGCACCACCCTCGACCAGGTGCTGCTGTCAGTGGCGGTCAGCGGCAAGGTCGCGATCGCCATGAAGGGTCGCTTTCTGTTGCGATCAGTGTGCGAGAGCTTTCAAGACCGCACCCGCATCGGCTGTGCCGTCACCGATGAGCCCACCTGCCTGGCCTATCTGGGGCGGGAGCCCTACGAGCTGTTGATCTGCACCGACTACCTGGAGGACGGCAATGGCTTCGAGCTGGCCCGCAAGGCTCGCAGTGCCCATCAGGGCTTGCGGGTGGTGGTGCTGGCCCTGGGGGATGTGATCCCGGCCCAATACGTTGAGGCTTCCTGGCTGGAGGCCGTAGTGGCGGAAGCCGATTTCATCGGCGATCAGCGGCCCCTGCAGGCAGCGGTGCTGGCGGTGATGGGGCAGCACTTTTACCGCAGCCCTTCACTGCGTTCCGGCACCCTGCCCTACCTGAGCTGCCCAAGGCTCACTAAGCGGGAATACGAAGTGCTGGATCTGCTGGCCAGCGGCCTCACCGATCGGGAGATTGCCGAGCGCTTGGTGGTGAGCGAGGAAACAGCCAAGACTTACACCAAGCGCCTGCTGAAGACTCTCGACGTCAATAACAGGTTGCAGGCTGTGCTCAAGGGCATGCGCTGCGGCATGGTGCAGCTCTGA
- the nifJ gene encoding pyruvate:ferredoxin (flavodoxin) oxidoreductase: MSSPQLTIDGNEAVARVAYRLNEVIAIYPITPASPMGEWADAWAAEARPNLWGSVPAVVELQSEAGAAGTVHGALQAGALTTTFTASQGLLLMIPNLYKLAGELTPAVLHVAARSLAAQGLSIFGDHSDVMATRGSGCGILCSASVQEAGDFAAIAARLSLRSRLPFLHVFDGFRTSHEIQKIEPLSDGQLLELMPAAEIRAHRARALSPNRPVIRGTSQNPDVYFQARESVNRFYDAAPDHLIEAMARFGELTGRPYRPYDYVGPAAAERVLVLMGSGCETAVEAAEALQAAGERVGVLKVRLFRPFAARLLVEALPASTRAIAVLDRCKEPGAPGEPLYLDVVAVLAEEWAAVHGVAPLPAVLGGRYGLSSKEFTPAMVKAVFDHLRPLLAAGQPRPLNHFTVGIDDDLTHRSLPLDNSFHTDAAEVRAVFYGLGSDGTVGANKAAIKIIGEGTDLYAQGYFVYDSKKSGSVTVSHLRFGPQPIRSTYLIQRPTFVACHQWDFVERFDLLAGIEPGGVFLLNSPFAPADTWERLPQALRAQIRSKGIQVQQINAYQVARQAGMGPHINTVMQACFFALSGVLPRQEAIERIRDSIRKTYGRKGEAVVAMNLAALDASLDHLQPLPWQDLPDPAPAPVPDDRLAAAPDFVREVIGPMLERRGDALPVSALPCDGTWPVGTARWEKRNIADAVPVWETDLCVQCGKCVLVCPHAVIRAKVGAPELFAAAPEGFRTAPARDPAFAGQTFTIQVAAEDCTGCALCVEVCPARDRSEPKRKAINMAPQRPLREQARGNWDFFLQLPEVPRAELNLHKIGQQQLQQPLFEFSGACGGCGETPYLKLASQLFGDRMLIANATGCSSIYGGNLPTTPWSANAEGRGPAWSNSLFEDNAEFGYGMRVARDQQRQMALDLLERLAGQLQPEQLPPSLAAAIRNADQGDEAGIVEQRQRVAELKARLAVMEQPEARQLLELADALVKTSVWLVGGDGWAYDIGFGGLDHVLASGRDVNALVLDTEVYSNTGGQASKSTPRGAVAKFAAAGKAAPKKDLGLMAMTYGTVYVASVAMGARDEHTIRVFLEAESYPGPSLIIAYSHCIAHGIDMAQGMAHQKLAVDSGRWLLYRYDPRRAERGETPLQLDSPAPKRSLKEAMEQENRFRMLRYSQPERAQALVRQAQRELECRWATYRALAQPAPKP, translated from the coding sequence ATGAGCAGCCCCCAGCTCACGATTGATGGCAACGAGGCCGTGGCCCGGGTGGCCTACCGCCTCAATGAGGTGATCGCCATCTACCCGATCACCCCCGCTTCGCCGATGGGCGAGTGGGCCGATGCCTGGGCGGCCGAGGCCAGGCCCAACCTCTGGGGCAGCGTGCCGGCGGTGGTGGAGCTGCAGAGCGAAGCGGGTGCTGCCGGCACGGTGCATGGCGCCCTGCAGGCCGGGGCGCTCACCACCACCTTCACGGCCAGCCAGGGGCTGCTGTTGATGATCCCCAACCTCTACAAGCTGGCGGGGGAGCTCACTCCGGCGGTGCTGCACGTGGCGGCCCGCTCCCTGGCGGCCCAGGGCCTGTCGATCTTTGGCGATCACAGCGATGTGATGGCCACCCGCGGCAGCGGCTGCGGGATTCTCTGCTCGGCGTCGGTGCAGGAGGCGGGCGACTTTGCCGCCATTGCTGCCCGGCTCAGCCTGCGCAGCCGGCTGCCGTTCCTGCATGTGTTCGATGGCTTTCGCACCTCCCACGAGATCCAGAAGATCGAGCCGCTCAGCGACGGCCAGCTGCTCGAGCTGATGCCCGCGGCGGAGATCAGGGCCCACCGCGCCCGCGCCCTCAGCCCCAATCGGCCGGTGATCCGCGGCACCAGCCAAAACCCAGACGTCTACTTCCAGGCGCGCGAATCGGTAAATCGCTTCTACGACGCGGCCCCGGACCATCTGATCGAGGCGATGGCGCGCTTTGGCGAGCTCACTGGTCGCCCCTACCGCCCCTACGACTACGTCGGCCCCGCCGCTGCCGAGCGGGTGCTGGTGCTGATGGGGTCGGGCTGCGAGACCGCCGTGGAGGCGGCTGAGGCGCTGCAGGCCGCTGGTGAGCGGGTGGGGGTGCTGAAGGTGCGCCTGTTTCGGCCCTTTGCGGCCCGGCTGCTGGTGGAGGCCCTGCCGGCCAGCACCCGGGCGATCGCCGTGCTCGATCGCTGCAAGGAGCCCGGCGCCCCCGGCGAACCCCTCTACCTAGATGTGGTGGCAGTTCTGGCCGAGGAGTGGGCTGCGGTGCATGGAGTTGCACCACTGCCGGCGGTGCTGGGCGGTCGCTACGGGCTGTCGTCGAAGGAGTTCACCCCGGCGATGGTGAAGGCGGTGTTTGACCATTTGCGGCCCCTGCTGGCAGCTGGCCAGCCCCGCCCGCTCAACCACTTCACGGTGGGCATCGACGACGACCTCACCCACCGCTCCCTGCCCCTCGACAACAGCTTCCATACCGACGCAGCTGAGGTGCGGGCCGTGTTTTATGGCCTGGGCTCCGATGGCACGGTGGGGGCCAACAAGGCGGCGATCAAGATCATTGGCGAGGGCACCGATTTATATGCCCAGGGCTATTTCGTTTACGACTCCAAGAAGTCGGGTTCGGTCACGGTGTCGCACCTGCGCTTTGGACCCCAGCCGATCCGCTCCACCTACCTGATCCAGCGGCCCACGTTTGTGGCCTGCCACCAGTGGGATTTCGTCGAGCGCTTCGATCTGCTGGCCGGCATCGAGCCCGGCGGTGTGTTTCTGCTTAATAGCCCCTTTGCGCCAGCAGACACCTGGGAGCGGCTGCCGCAAGCCCTGCGCGCTCAGATCCGCAGCAAGGGGATTCAGGTGCAGCAGATCAATGCCTACCAAGTGGCGCGCCAGGCGGGCATGGGGCCCCACATCAACACGGTGATGCAGGCCTGCTTCTTTGCCCTCAGCGGCGTGTTGCCCCGCCAGGAGGCGATTGAGCGCATCCGTGACTCGATCCGCAAGACCTATGGCCGCAAGGGCGAGGCCGTGGTGGCCATGAACCTGGCCGCCCTCGATGCCAGCCTCGATCACCTGCAGCCGCTCCCCTGGCAGGACCTGCCCGATCCCGCCCCCGCGCCGGTGCCGGACGACCGCCTGGCCGCGGCGCCCGATTTTGTGCGGGAGGTGATCGGGCCGATGCTGGAGCGCCGCGGCGACGCCCTGCCGGTGAGTGCCCTGCCCTGTGATGGCACCTGGCCGGTGGGCACGGCCCGCTGGGAGAAGCGCAACATCGCTGATGCGGTGCCGGTGTGGGAAACGGACCTGTGCGTGCAGTGCGGCAAGTGCGTGCTGGTGTGCCCCCATGCGGTGATCCGCGCCAAGGTGGGCGCACCGGAGCTCTTCGCCGCAGCCCCCGAGGGCTTCCGCACCGCCCCCGCTCGCGACCCCGCCTTTGCCGGTCAAACCTTCACCATCCAGGTGGCCGCCGAAGACTGCACCGGCTGCGCCCTCTGCGTGGAGGTGTGCCCCGCCCGCGACCGCAGCGAGCCCAAGCGCAAGGCGATCAACATGGCGCCGCAGCGGCCTTTGCGAGAGCAGGCCCGCGGCAACTGGGACTTCTTCCTGCAGCTGCCCGAGGTGCCCCGCGCCGAGCTCAACCTGCACAAGATCGGCCAGCAGCAGCTGCAGCAGCCCTTGTTTGAGTTTTCCGGCGCCTGCGGCGGCTGCGGCGAAACGCCCTACCTCAAGCTCGCCTCCCAGCTGTTTGGCGATCGGATGTTGATTGCCAATGCCACCGGTTGCAGTTCGATCTACGGCGGCAACCTGCCCACCACGCCCTGGAGCGCCAACGCCGAGGGGCGGGGCCCGGCCTGGAGCAATTCCCTGTTTGAAGACAACGCCGAATTCGGCTATGGGATGCGGGTGGCGCGCGACCAGCAGCGCCAGATGGCCCTTGATCTGTTGGAGCGGTTGGCGGGCCAGCTGCAGCCAGAACAACTCCCGCCCTCCCTGGCCGCGGCGATCCGCAACGCCGACCAGGGCGATGAGGCCGGCATCGTTGAGCAGCGCCAGCGGGTGGCCGAGCTCAAGGCGCGTTTGGCCGTTATGGAGCAGCCCGAGGCCCGCCAGCTGCTGGAGCTGGCCGATGCCCTGGTGAAAACCAGCGTGTGGCTGGTGGGGGGCGATGGCTGGGCCTACGACATCGGCTTTGGCGGCCTCGACCACGTGCTGGCCAGTGGCCGCGACGTCAACGCCCTGGTGCTCGACACCGAGGTGTATTCCAACACCGGCGGCCAGGCCTCCAAAAGCACCCCCCGGGGGGCGGTGGCCAAGTTTGCCGCCGCCGGCAAGGCGGCCCCCAAAAAAGATCTGGGCCTGATGGCGATGACCTACGGAACCGTCTATGTCGCGAGTGTGGCGATGGGGGCCCGCGACGAGCACACCATCCGCGTTTTTCTGGAGGCCGAGAGTTACCCGGGGCCCTCGCTGATCATTGCCTACTCCCACTGCATCGCCCACGGCATCGACATGGCCCAGGGCATGGCGCACCAGAAGCTGGCGGTGGATTCGGGCCGCTGGCTGCTCTACCGCTACGACCCGCGTCGGGCCGAGCGCGGCGAGACGCCCTTGCAACTCGACAGCCCGGCGCCAAAGCGCTCGCTCAAGGAGGCGATGGAGCAGGAAAACCGATTCCGCATGCTGCGCTACAGCCAGCCGGAGCGGGCCCAGGCCCTGGTGCGCCAGGCCCAGCGCGAGCTGGAGTGCCGTTGGGCCACCTATCGGGCTCTGGCTCAGCCAGCCCCCAAGCCATGA
- the hypD gene encoding hydrogenase formation protein HypD: MEVCGGQTHAILRWGLDQLLPPGLRLIHGPGCPVCVTPAERLDGALALAACPEVILCSYGDMLRVPGSAAGADLLGARAAGGDVRLLTSPLQAIALAQACPERQVVFLAVGFETTAPATALLLRQARALGLSNLTVLLAHVRVAPAMAALLQEPGNQVQGFLAAGHVGAVMGTAELGQLVQRHRVPVVVTGFEPADVMAGLLRLVQLLEAGTPALANAYDRVVRQQGNGSAQALLKEVFEVVDQPWRGLGPIAGGGYELAAAYRDFDALLRFGLPLAAAAPPPEPLASPCISGPILQGRAIPPDCPAFGSVCTPERPLGAPMVSSEGACAAYYRYRRQAP; encoded by the coding sequence ATGGAGGTGTGCGGCGGTCAGACCCACGCCATCCTGCGTTGGGGGCTTGACCAGCTGCTGCCGCCGGGGCTGCGGTTGATTCACGGGCCCGGCTGCCCGGTGTGCGTGACTCCGGCTGAGCGCCTCGATGGGGCCCTGGCGCTGGCGGCGTGCCCCGAGGTGATCCTCTGCTCCTACGGCGACATGCTGCGGGTGCCAGGCAGTGCCGCCGGCGCCGATCTGCTCGGCGCGCGGGCTGCCGGTGGCGACGTGCGCCTGCTCACCTCGCCCCTGCAGGCCATTGCCCTGGCCCAGGCGTGCCCTGAGCGCCAGGTGGTGTTTTTGGCGGTGGGCTTTGAAACCACGGCACCGGCCACCGCCCTGCTGCTGCGCCAGGCCCGGGCCCTGGGGCTCAGCAACCTCACGGTGCTGCTGGCCCATGTGCGGGTGGCGCCGGCGATGGCGGCGTTGCTGCAGGAGCCCGGCAACCAGGTGCAGGGATTTTTGGCGGCGGGCCATGTGGGGGCGGTGATGGGCACCGCCGAGCTCGGGCAGCTGGTGCAGCGCCACCGGGTGCCGGTGGTGGTCACGGGCTTTGAGCCTGCCGATGTGATGGCCGGGCTGCTGCGACTGGTGCAGTTGCTGGAGGCGGGCACCCCGGCGCTTGCCAATGCCTACGACCGGGTGGTGCGCCAGCAGGGCAACGGCTCGGCCCAGGCCTTGCTGAAGGAGGTGTTTGAGGTGGTGGACCAACCCTGGCGGGGTTTGGGCCCCATCGCCGGCGGCGGCTATGAGCTGGCTGCGGCCTACCGCGACTTCGATGCGCTGCTGCGGTTTGGTCTGCCCTTAGCGGCGGCTGCCCCGCCGCCTGAGCCCCTAGCCAGCCCCTGCATCAGCGGCCCGATCCTGCAGGGTCGGGCCATCCCCCCCGACTGCCCGGCCTTTGGCTCGGTCTGCACCCCGGAGCGGCCGCTGGGGGCACCGATGGTGTCGAGCGAAGGGGCCTGCGCCGCCTACTACCGCTACCGGCGCCAGGCCCCATGA
- the hypE gene encoding hydrogenase expression/formation protein HypE — protein MGERIQLAHGGGGTLMQQLINQELRALYADPAQVLHDAARLELPPGPLAFSTDGYVVQPLEFPGGDIGSLAVIGTANDLAMAGARPLHLSVALLLEEGLPLELLRRLVASMAAAARACELTIVTGDTKVVERGKADGIFITTSGIGVVEAPAPIHPTAIRPGDQLLLSGDLGRHGVAILAARHGLALVPPVLSDCAPLWPQVRALLEAGVRIHCLRDLTRGGLASALQELAEAAAVELAIEEARLPVLEPVARTCELLGFEPLHLANEGRFVVVVPPSARDQAQALLAASGGAWIGSVRPASKGARVLLTTAFGTERLLLPLSGELLPRIC, from the coding sequence ATGGGTGAACGCATCCAGCTGGCCCATGGCGGTGGCGGCACCCTGATGCAGCAGCTGATCAACCAGGAGCTGCGGGCCCTCTACGCCGATCCGGCCCAGGTGCTGCACGATGCGGCCCGGCTCGAATTGCCCCCGGGCCCGCTCGCTTTCAGCACCGACGGCTATGTGGTGCAGCCGCTGGAATTTCCCGGAGGCGATATCGGCAGCCTGGCGGTGATCGGCACCGCCAATGATCTGGCGATGGCAGGGGCCAGGCCCCTGCACCTCAGCGTGGCGCTGCTGCTGGAGGAGGGCTTGCCGCTGGAGCTACTGCGGCGCCTGGTGGCCTCGATGGCGGCGGCGGCCCGGGCCTGCGAGCTCACGATCGTTACCGGCGACACCAAGGTGGTGGAGCGGGGCAAGGCCGACGGCATATTCATCACCACCAGTGGCATCGGCGTGGTGGAGGCGCCGGCGCCGATCCACCCCACGGCGATTCGCCCGGGCGACCAGCTGCTGCTGAGCGGCGACCTGGGCCGCCATGGCGTGGCAATCCTGGCCGCCCGCCATGGCCTGGCCCTGGTGCCGCCCGTGCTCAGCGACTGCGCGCCGCTCTGGCCCCAGGTGCGGGCCCTGCTGGAGGCCGGGGTTCGGATTCACTGCCTCCGCGACCTCACCCGCGGCGGCCTGGCCAGTGCCCTGCAGGAGCTAGCGGAGGCGGCCGCGGTGGAGCTGGCGATTGAGGAGGCGCGCCTGCCGGTGCTGGAGCCCGTGGCGCGCACCTGTGAGCTGCTGGGCTTTGAGCCCTTGCATCTGGCCAATGAGGGTCGCTTTGTGGTGGTGGTGCCGCCATCGGCCCGCGATCAGGCCCAGGCCCTGCTGGCGGCCAGCGGTGGAGCCTGGATCGGCAGCGTGCGGCCGGCCAGCAAGGGAGCGCGGGTGCTGCTCACCACCGCTTTTGGCACCGAGCGCCTGCTGCTGCCCCTCAGCGGCGAGCTGCTGCCCCGCATCTGCTGA
- a CDS encoding HypC/HybG/HupF family hydrogenase formation chaperone — translation MCLATPGLILSISGSAADAGPDAELWRQAEVDFGGVRQVVSLACLPEAVVGDRVLVHVGMALSVVLADDPAEEP, via the coding sequence ATGTGCCTGGCCACCCCCGGCCTGATCTTGTCGATCTCCGGGTCGGCGGCGGATGCCGGCCCTGATGCGGAGCTGTGGCGCCAGGCCGAGGTGGATTTCGGTGGCGTGCGCCAGGTTGTGAGCCTGGCCTGCCTGCCGGAGGCGGTGGTGGGCGATCGGGTGCTGGTGCACGTGGGCATGGCCCTGAGCGTCGTGCTCGCTGACGATCCCGCTGAGGAGCCATGA